In the Silene latifolia isolate original U9 population chromosome 1, ASM4854445v1, whole genome shotgun sequence genome, attggacATTGTTATGCTATTGGACTGTATTTGATCACAGTACTTTGTCGCCATTGTTGATGTACTGTTCTATTTGATCACTGTTTTTGGTTTCTTCATTTTGATTAGCCAGTTATTTTTAGCACATTTAGGACATGTAGGACAGTTATTTTTTATCACTGTATTTTGTCAACTTACGTTTTGAGCATATatgttcatattcattaagattagtcatattttttgcaaaaatcctacttttgttgcttacaattactctttctttgttaaaattacagtttatccATTTTTTGTTGGAGAAATCCCACTTTTGtttacccttttgttagaatcacacttttgtttctaaaataacactttatgctgctacaattagacttttgtcagctaaaatcacacttttttctgttaaaatgtcactgttgcctgttaaaataacactttattttgttagaattacactttcctctgctacaatcacacttttgtttattaaaataacactttgtgctgctacaatcacacttttcttttGCTGATAGTTTtctgttgcctgttaaaataaccatttattttattagaattacacttgtggctgctataattacacttttgatgctaaaataacactttatgctgctgcactcacacttttctttgctaaaattacaatgtagtctgttaaaataacactttatcttgttagaattacacttttctcagcTAAAATCACACTCTTTTCTGTAAAAAAATGTCACTGTTGCGTGAAAAAATAACActgtattttgttagaattacagttttgtaagttaaaataacactttattctgctacaaatcccacttttgacccttttgttagaatcacacttttgttgctaaaataacactttatgctgctacaattagacttttgtcatctaaaatcacacttttttctgttaaaatgtcgctgttgcctgttaaaataacactttattttgttagaattacactttcctctgctacaattacacttttgtttattaaaataacactttgtgcTGCTACATACACACTTTTCTTTTGCTGATAGTTTtctgttgcctgttaaaataaccatttattttattagaattacacttgtggctgctataattacactttatgctgctacaattttaatttttctttttgtcttattaTTTTTTGTATGTAACAATTAATTTTGAGTAATGTTAACAGATGTCAAGTGGAAATGAGGGTAAATCAGGCAAGTCCAAAAAAGCAAAGGTGCCTGTTAAGTTGAgtaaggagcttgttgttgccaaACCAGCCAAACCAGACACGAAGAAAATAGCAAAGGTGGCTGTCAAGTGCCGGCCGAAGCAGCTGGTTGAGCtcgttgaaaagcttaatgatgcaCAGCGAGATGCGGTACGGAGGATTGGTTTCGGTGGTATTCTGGAGCTTAAGCTCAAAACATATCCGATGGGTTATGTTAAAGATTTTCTGAAAGCATTCAGTGATGAATCGTATATTTTTCGGACCAAGGATAAGGAGTTCATGGTCACCAAGCATGACGTGTATGACTGTTTTATGTTACCACTTGGTCCTAAAACTCTTGATCTAGTACCTACGGGCCGCCAAAAGGATTCTCAAGCGCCggagaacaagcaattgaaagataaatggcgaaaagcgtacaacataaaaggggttaatgaaggcattaatttaggaattgtcttccaagatattttaaaaataaatacaaaaaGGAGGTCCGCACTCGCAGTCGTTTGTTCTCGCTCGCAATGTCATCATTCCTAACTCCAACATCATACAAGGGAttgacttcaagcttttgagagtCGTTGAAGATGTGGACTCGATTACGGAGTACGATTGGTGTACTTATGTCTTTGGAAAATTTGGTCAAGGTCACGGCAGACATCGGTGAAAATAAACAGACGCCGGGGTGTATCCCCTTCTTAATGATTACGTACTTTCAACGGTTCGATTTCCGTGGTGAGAGTTGTCCCCACACCCCGCCCCTCATTAAGCACTCGGGACCGCAGACGCTTTTACGACGGACTACATGGTGAGCTTGACAAGAACCGTTTGGGTCGGCTAACTTGGTCCGTGGTCAAGTATCCTCGGTGCCTTCAAAAAGAACTGTTAAGCATTGGTGGGGTGCCTAATGACAGCCAAGTGTTGGCCATTGGAAATGTTTTTAGTGATGCGGCATTACAAGTGACTTCAACTTCATCGggaagaagttcatcgagattgaactccctTCCGGTGTGTcgatgatgacgaggagttgaaagctcGTCTTTGTAGATGTAAGTGCTATTTTAATGTTTTAAAGttactttttctttcactacaattacactacaattgtaattgcgatattaatcagtaattgcttaaattacaaggttgtcagttaaaattatactttttaaagttaaaattatacttttgtatgttacaattacacttttgtccgttaaaataatACCTTTTAAAGTTAATATTTTATCATTGTAGCTTGATTACACTTTCgtccgttagaattatactttttgacCTTAGAATTACAGTTGTTaaggttaaaattatacttttgaatgaacacttttgactgaacaattgtccaattatctttattttaatgtaggatgtgcatgagctttacttgaagatgcaaaggaatgctactgtcttctattcatggtatgcagaTGCAGCCATGACGCTCAAAAGGTTAACAGGAGGGATGAACCATCCTAGTGACCCCGTCGCTACACAATGCACgcaatcattctttcaaagccaaaggatGAAGGATTATGCTGTGGAAATGCAGAGATAGCTGAACGAATAAATCGTTAAAGTGAAATCGCACTGTTCGCAACAAAGTCCAGGTGATCGATATCAGAATGATGAGGTAGATGACGACGGGTACGAGCAGCATGTTGGTGACtatgatgaagaggaggacaatGGTGATGAGGACGAGGGAGATGACGAGGATGTTGATAATGCTGACGATGAGGAGGATGGTGATGACATGGAGGATGATGGATCCGATAATGAGAAAGAGGTGACTGTAGATGTTGGTACAGACCGTGAAGGCACGGTGGCCGCCTCAATTGTTTCGGATGAAGCAGCTAGTAAGAAAGCATTGGAGGTGTCTACACAACAGATAATGGAGGCCGTGCAATTTTACGGCTCGGCTGAATTTACGGACTCTGCTCACAGAGACGAGTACAGTAGGGACACCGACGTGGATGTTGGTAGTACTCGTGAGATTTCCGTTATTTACAGAAGGAGGAAGGACAATAGAAAGCAGGTGGTTGTTAACGAACCACCAAAATTTGACCGGGAAATTCTGGAAGATATATATTCAAAAGAAGAGCTTGATGAGGCTGAGAAGAAGTTCTATGCGAATGCTGCAGCTGCAAAGGAAGAAGAGCAGACGATGGATCTGGACGTGCATGTGGCCGGGGATAGTGAGATAGCTGACAATAAGAATGAGGCCGACGAAGAGCAGACGATGGATCTGGCCGGGGATAGTGAGATAGCTGACTATAAGGATGATGCCGACGAAGAGCAGACGATGGATTTGGACACGCATGTGGCCGGGGATAGTGAGATAGCTGACAATAAAAATGGGGACGATGGGCCCACCGACGCTGATCCACCCGTCACTCAACTGCTGATTTCGTCTGCGGAGATTATTGAAGCAGATCGCCGAGCAGAAATGTCGGCCAGAGAAGACCATGGAATGGGAGAGGTAAGAGAATTGGTGAATGTGGCCTCCGACGCTACGGGAGCGGTTGTGCATGTGAGTGAAGTCCTGAATGCCGAGGCGGTCAAGGATCATGACAAGATTGGGAAGGGTAATGCTGAACCTGGTCTCCAATGTTCAAGTTCAATAGTGGTTTCTGCAACACTAGACGATGCTGTACAAGTGGACTCTAAATCTTTGGAATTTAGTGGGCACGATGCGGGGAGACCGAGAAGGCGGATAATGCTTTGGCGGAAGTTCATAACACGAAGTTCCCCCGCCACTCGCCTGTTCTCTCATCGCGAGATATGTGATGCGAGAGCGCGCACAACAACATTATCAAGAGGGTGCAGGAAACGGCGGAGGCGCAACCACCGCCGAGCGGTTGTTAAAGGAAAACGAGCGGCGGAATGGAATCAGATATGCGTTGCGAGCAAAGGAATTTATGGACGTAGAATGGACAAGTACTGTATATTCTTCTGCGGACGTAAACGCGCTGTTCCAGGAGCACCCAATATCTGTGCATGCTGAAAATGAGGAGGGTCGGAATAATGATGAGCCAAATTTGGATATAAGTTCTCAGACAGTGGTAGAGAAGATGGTGGATGGGGCTGCACTGCAGGATCACGGAGGTAATGCCGTGGATGAAGTTATTTatttagaattacatttttctcttttaaagttacacttttgttaTTTACAGTAACACTTTTTTGgcttagaatgacacttttctctgctgcaattagacaattgttagttaaaatcacactttattCAGTTAGAATTACAATTTTCTCTACTAAAACTACACTTTgttaagttaaaattatacttttgtagcttacaattacacttttgtcttctAGAATTAgactatttttagttaaaattagagaaaattgttgattacagccttttaaaaatcactttttgaaatttacagccttatataattttttttgaaaattacagccataatattacttttcttctaaaattgcaccaacttgaggttttcggtgaattttgatgatgtttttatgatttttggggtgattaattggtttgtattaaggagaggtaagaaatctgggtaagtaggctctcaaataataaagggtacatcataaaaacatcatcaaaattcaccaaaaacctcaagttggtgcaattttagaagaaaagtaatattatggctgtaattttcaaaaaaaattatataaggctgtaaatttcaaaaagtgatttttaaaaggctgtaatcaacaattttctcttaaaattacacttatttatgATAAAATAACACTCTATTTTgtttgaattataattttgtctaCTAAATTATACTGTCTTCTCTGCCACAGTTACACTTACTTACTGATGATGAAATAACACAATTTTGATTACAGATGCGGCAGTTGAGGATGTTGCCGGGAAGTCTTCGGAAGGGACTatcgagagaagagaggaaaCAGCTGACGTAGTACCAGAGGCAGAGAACGCCGACATTCCTATCCCGGTCCCGTACGTCCCTCACAGTGATCTGAGCTACCATCCTTTTTTACTTCACTCGAGTGAGCCCTTACCATGCATGGATCATGTCATTGAGAACCTTGGGTGTTCTATTGATTGTGGGGCTCCTAATCCTGATTTGTGCTTTGCGACGAGAAACCTAGCATTCAGTCAGGAGCTCCTAGTGCCAATGTTCAGTGACAGGAAATATGTGATTGACTATGCGTTCAATCAGTCGGACGTGTTTAACGAGTTGTAAGTGTATTATTCTTTACAAGAGGCTCTTAACAttgctaattatatatatatttgttggcttagaatgacacttttcttAATTACAGTGTTTTAATTACAGTGTTTTAATGTGAATGTTTCACTTTAGTTCTTTGaatccacaaaagtgtaattctaaccgtgtgaagtgtaattttaagggacAATAGTGTAATTTCGGGTGACAATTTAAACACATTAATCATGTTCACTATTGCCTTTTCAAGGAGTTACTGTTGCGTATGCTCGGGACGTTTGAGCAACCAGGCACACAATCGGACAAAGAACTATGACGACTGCCGATCCGGGACACCTTCATCGTCGACAGTGACCGCACCGTTAACTTGAGAACCGACTTGCTATTTGTCCCGTTCTGCATTGACGACCATTTTGCATGCGTATGTATCAATCACAAATCAAATACAGTCGACTTGCTGGACGGGCAAAGGCATTCTGACTTGAAGAAGTCGCAGTTTGGCAAAGCAGCGCGTTTAATTGTAAGTTATTGTCGATCGCTATCTTCCGAATGCTATCTTTTTTGTTCAATCAGTTTTTTTACGGTAATTACGTACATTTGCAGTCTAGCGCAGTGAGTGATTATTTAGAATCACGggataaggaaaagaagaacactaGGGCACGGGAAATCACGGCGCTATTTGGTGATCCAGCTGGTAGCAATCCTCGTTCTGGCAGACATGAACATTTTGCGCGAAGGTGTGCTTGAGAAGGTCAAAGCTTTTGTTAGCACGAAGGACAAACTGTGGAAGGTATTACAACAGAAGCGTAGACAGCCCCGTGCCAATGTGAAAAAATAACAACCTTAATTTAGTAGTTCTGTTTTTGTGGGAATATTCCCTTGGCTATGTAAACACTTATTTCATACTTTGCATTATTTGCATATGTTAGCAAACTTAATGTAGACAGTTAGTTTTTGTGTAAATAATCTTACGACATTCTATAAAAGAATGCCTTTTCCTCTCAAGCAAGATGCAGCCTCAACTGTCTTTCAATGTATCTACTTCAACAATATAGAGTACtatgttagttaaatcaatcagaagaaagtgtgactgtaatacacaaaagtgtaattctaaccgtcagaagtgtaattctaacaggccATATCAGTGACAGATTTACCTTACATTAcataaaatataaatgtaattttaaaaggcaaaagtgtcattttagtaGTTTTATTTATGAAAAGATAGTAATGTTGTTTTACCTATCTGAAAGATGTTGCAATAATAATTATGTGTACTTTGAAGAACATAATTTGTCATAATAGTCAAGAGGGAAAATTTCAACGTTCTGACTTTGCACATTATAACTGTGTCGTCTAATAAAGAATACTGCATCAAAATACATTCTAATACCAACGGCGACCACTTGTCTTCCTGGCAGTTTGATGTCTAAACACAATACGAAACATCATGTCGTACCTCGTATTTTGTGTAGACATCCCAAAAAATTGTACTACTTATTACGTCTTAAATTCATTATTCTAAGatgccttcttcttcttcttcttcgtcttcttctccttcttcttcgtcttctccatcttcttcttcttccgacgAGGTTTCGACGATTGCGAGTCCAAGCGGGTGCTCTGCGAATGGATTAGGCGATTCCTTTTGTCATGGTTAGCTAATCgcttgcaatttttacacatgcgttttggcttccttgccaaagcaactgctttttccttcttcgacaacattctctttccgctccctttgttcttggatttcttgggcgGCAAAATGGTTATCTCCTCACTAGGAGAACATCCAAGAATTTTCTCCAACTGTTGTCGTTTATTCAATGATGATCCTAATGGTGAGAGTTTCTCCTTAAACTGTCTAATTAGACAAGAGAAGTTATCGACATCATTCTTCAATTTGCCCATGAGCAACCCAACTGTCTGATGAATCTCCGACCACATTACTGACATCGCAATCTGttttccatctattatatcaaCGTCCTCAGTTGCTTCACCATTACAATCGAACATTTTAGACAACCTTGCATCTTTACACCATCTTTTAACAATACATTGTTCTGGAATCCTCTTCAGTCCGTTTGATGAGTAAATCCATATGACATGCCGGCAAATAATGCCTTTCCTCTCAAGCATTCTGCAGCTACAAGTGGCTTTCAGTGTATCTAGTTCAACATTATAaagtaatatgttagttaaatcagtcaGATGAAAGTGTTGCTGTAATACACAAAAGTagcattttaatcaataaaagtgtGATTGTAACGGATAAAAGTCTAATTTTAATCAATTT is a window encoding:
- the LOC141642006 gene encoding protein FAR-RED IMPAIRED RESPONSE 1-like, with the translated sequence MARDDYSVFLKKLNAIIWDEDIEPAEFDAKWEEIGREHNVNNIDWFQEMYATRRHWVMAHCRDLDMGGVMRTTQRSESENCFFKRFESKSGTLVEFTMRFDSAMDQQRHTQKQIDNRNVTRFPEISTHLAIEVHGAEVYSHKVFEEFKEEAKCSIGTCKSRGFTECGSLEVTTVRDASRERNYEVTYCPDTLKATCSCRMLERKGIICRHVIWIYSSNGLKRIPEQCIVKRWCKDARLSKMFDCNGEATEDVDIIDGKQIAMSVMWSEIHQTVGLLMGKLKNDVDNFSCLIRQFKEKLSPLGSSLNKRQQLEKILGCSPSEEITILPPKKSKNKGSGKRMLSKKEKAVALFVLRANKSFDLLKHTFAQNVHVCQNEDCYQLDHQIAP